The Candidatus Nitronereus thalassa genome includes the window GCCTAGCTTACCAAGGGACGCCGCGGCGGCGGCCCGAATGGACGGCTGTTTATCACGCAACCCCAATTTGAGAAGTGGCAATCCCCGGGGGTCCCCGATTTCCCCAATCATGCGCAACGCCGACCCACGCTCGTACCCCTCCTGGACATTCGTCGCCCGCTCGACTCGCTGCCACTGTTCTTTTTGACCAAGACGATAGAGTGCGGCGGCGGCGGCAACCTGCACGGCTTCCTGTTTGTCTGAGAGAAATGGCGTGATAAGGGGAATGGTCGCGGTATCACCTGAGCGTCCGAAGGACTTTAAGACAGTCACTCGCACCAACCCAGCCTGATCATTTAACGCCCCTCGAAACGACTCTAATTTCCGACCCTCAGGGAATACTCCTATGCCCTCCGCAACCAAGACCCGAATCATCCCTGATCCATCACTTAATCCATCTTGAAAATACGGAAGGGCTTCGGTGGATTGAATCTCTTTTAAGGCCGAATAGGCCGAGCCTCGTACTTGTTCTCGCATATCCGAACGAAACGGCAGGATACTTTGGATCGCCATCTCTCGGAGAAGCGTTTCATCTTGACGCCCAGTGGCCTTGACGAATTGGTCAAAGGCTTCCACACCATCCTTCGTCTTGCCAAGCCGAACCAGGCTTAACACCTTAAGCCGGTAAGGTTCTCTAAAGGATGATGGTTGTTGGAGTAACGGTTCAACTAACTCTAAAGTTTTTGGATATTCCCCTTTCGCAAACAACTTGCGGGCCTCTGTCAATATGACTTCCTGGGAAGATTCGGCGACAGCTACCTCCACCCAAAATCCTGGGCACACATTCAACACACACCCAAGAAGCATTCCCAACCACATGACAACCTTCATTCGCACTTATCCTTCCTCTGCTTGGATTTCGGTCGTTTCAAATATTTTATACCCCAAGGGGGGTTCAAAAAAATAATCCGGCTGTTTGGATTGGGTCACGCGTTTATATTCTACCGACCACTCTCGTTCCTGACTTACTAATTTTAACAACAACTGCCGTGACTCATCGACCCACTCATAATAGGTCTCCCGATGATCATTCCGTTGAACCTCGACCTCGTATAAGGTGGCCGGTTGCTCACCCACCAAGGCATCCCCAATTCGAGTGCGCGCCACCTCACCTTCCAGTTTAATGGACATCGGAAGCACATCATCCGGAGTCAAAGGAACGGAGACCACCAATCGTCGTTGAGACAGGATGTACCACACCTTTTGTTCATCCAACCGAACAATGGTGACTGTAGCATAGCCCAAATCTGTTTTGATCCCACCTAAATGTTCAATACGATAGCGATCGCCCTTCACAAATAACAGCGCTTTTGAAGATCGTTTTCCGATTCGCCAAATCAGGCGAGCAGAGAATTCGGAATTCGAATCCTGAGAAACGACCGGAGACTTGTCGGGCAATGCTTGAACGACCGGAGGATACAGCACACCTAAAGCGAGGCCTAGGGATCCGAGTAAAAAACACCGCCTCCTAATATTTTTAAGGGAAAGATTGGGACACTTCACTTACTGACGCTCAAGAATGGGTTCAATGGTAAATTCACGCCCCAAAGCGGCAGGAGTAAATCGAGGAGGAGTTCGAACAGTGAGTGCTGTTTTTTTTCGACCCGGCGAGGGTAATTCCATATTCACAGTCAATTTCTTGTCTGGCTCAATAGTGATCCGCTGCTTGATCACCTGTTTGATTCCTGGATGCCAGGCGCGAAGATCGTAGGTCCCGGGAGGAATATTTTCGATGGCAAAATGCCCATCCTCATTGGTAAACACATAATAAGGATTGTCCACGGCAATCGCCCAACTTTCCATGTAGGCATGAAATCCGCATTGCATGACAAACGTATGGCGTTTTTTACTCAATTGAAATTGTCGGACTAGTGATTTACCAGGATTGTGATCATGGGTAGCGTGAAGATTCCCTCGATGGTGTCGTTGATTGAATGGTAGGGGAGAATTAAAAAGCACCCGAGTCCCAGTCTCCACCGAGGTTTCGTAGGCTTGAATGTCGTGCATCACGGGATCCATGTTTACCACTTCCACCCCATGCCCACTTCGGACCACAGTGGTAAATGGGAGGAATCGGCAATCCTTGGCTTCGATCCGTGGGACAGAAAGGGAAAAAACTTTCCCAGCCTTTACTCCTTCGATCAACACCACGACATGCTGCACTTGCTTTTCTTTATTGACAAAAAAATCGTGGAGCAACCGCCACCCATTACCATTCGAGATACGTCCACAATATTCGGGATCGGGAAAAGTCACTAAATTATAGGCTTTAGGATCGGGAATTTCACCGGTAAGCGTCACCGTTCCCTCTACCGAACCCCCATTTTCAACCTCAATCACGTCATAGGACCAAAGGGAGGTAGGACACCAAAGGAAAACTGCGAATAAGGAAAATACCAAAAATCGAGGTCTCAATTGCATTCCACCTCAAAGCTTAAAAAATGTATCATTAGTCAAAAACTTGCCTCTGAAAAATGACCCAGAAATAGGATTTACGGTTTTTGAAGTCGAAGCGATGGGACTATTTCAACGCCCTCTCCCAACAATTCCATCCCAAACCGTGGATTATCGCTGATTTCATGAACGCTTCGTCGACCCGGGACGGCAACATATTCAAAGTTTTCCGAGAGCGTACCGTTGGCCGTCACGGTTACCGGCCGTTCAAGGTATTGCTTCATTCCAGCATGCCAGACTTTTAGAATATATTGCCCCGGAGGTACATCGGAAATTTCATACAGACCATCTTCCTTGGTGATGGCAAAGTAGGGATTGCTCACTACCACGCCCCAGGAAAACATATAGGGATGAAATCCACATTGCATCACAAAAATATTACGTCCTTTCCGCAGATGAATTTTTTCGACCATCGGCTCGCCCGCCATATGTTTATGGCTATGCAACAGACCTAAGACCTTGTGGAAAGGATTCATGGGCAATGGCCGGTTAAATAACACGCGAGCCCCACGTTCGCGAGCTGTTTCATACCCTTGAATATCATGCTCCACGGGGTCCATGTTCACGACGGTGATTTCATCCTGATCTCGCAGAACATTGACAAAGGGAAGAAAGTCACAGTCGAAGGCATCTACTCGAACTTTTGGAATATCAAAGGGCTTCCCCTCCTTTACCCCCTCTAACATCACCACGACATCCTTAAGGCTCCCATCGTTGGCAATGATAAAATCTTCAACAATTCGCCAACCCGTACCCGTGGAGATTCTCCCACAATAAACCGCATCTGGAATAGTCACCAGGTTGAAGGCCATTGGTCTTGGCTTTTCTCCAGTAATCGTTACCTTACCCCGAATGGTCGCTCCATTCGTCACGGGAATTTCCTGATAAGAAAAACTTGGCAAAGCAAAGACCATTACCCACACGCATGCCAACAACCCCAATCTCCAACATCGCATGCACACCTCCCTTACGCCTAACAGATCTTTACACAACCTACGAATTTACATCCTTCTACTATTTTATAACATTCATGCTCTCAAAAAAAAACGGGGAAGCCGAAGCTCGGCTTCCCCGTTCATCTCTATAGCTAGCTTATCGGACCAATCGTTACTTGAACGAAATTGGTCGAACGCTACCTTCTGAGGATTGGGGCACTTCGGCTTCTTTCACTCCCGGGGCGGCCCCACCAAGCGGAAGAATTCGCTGGTCGTTCTTAGACAGAACTCGGAAATAGCCCCATTGGCCTGATTGGGAATATGGTAATCGTGCATTGCTATACACATAATCCCCCTTCATGGCATACGGTCCACCCGCCGAAGGAACAAAAACATCGATTCCTTCAGATCCAGAAAATTCCACGACGCTGATTTGGTCAGCACCACCCATGAATGGCTCAATGGGCCACTCATGTTTTTCTAACGTAAACATACCATTTTGTTCATTGCTGGCCCCGAACACATGGATCCGGACAGGATCACCAGCATGGGCCTCAATGAGAGGGGTCGCTGGATCAGCAGGGTCATCCACGTTACAGGGTTGGAACATCTTCCCTAAGGAACACCCTTGTTCTTCACGATACAGGTAGGGTTCATTTCGGTAATTCACCCCAATAAGACCCGCCACGTTTTGAACATATGGCATAAAGCTAGTTCCAATAATATTGTCTTCATCTTGGAAGAACAATGCTACGTCACGATAATTCGCCCGATGGGCATTGCCTGGCACCGTCCGATCCACGATCACATCGGCCGTCCAGCTATTTTTCAACGAAATATCGGCACCAGTTTTCGGGTCACGATATTGAGACCCTTTTGGTCCAATAATAATCCCACCATACAAACCATTGCGAGGATTCATGGCGACGTTCCCCCAATCCCATACTAAGGATTGTGTCTCGCCG containing:
- a CDS encoding HEAT repeat domain-containing protein → MKVVMWLGMLLGCVLNVCPGFWVEVAVAESSQEVILTEARKLFAKGEYPKTLELVEPLLQQPSSFREPYRLKVLSLVRLGKTKDGVEAFDQFVKATGRQDETLLREMAIQSILPFRSDMREQVRGSAYSALKEIQSTEALPYFQDGLSDGSGMIRVLVAEGIGVFPEGRKLESFRGALNDQAGLVRVTVLKSFGRSGDTATIPLITPFLSDKQEAVQVAAAAALYRLGQKEQWQRVERATNVQEGYERGSALRMIGEIGDPRGLPLLKLGLRDKQPSIRAAAAASLGKLGLPEGVPLLIGALSEPVPAVRSVAAVTLGELNSEEAIPALTRALRDQNMGVKAAAVAGLLQLNSPFRVVAETVRELISQQNPGLRSSAAKALAHGRPRDVIGTLLLMLNDPVPKPRISAARSLGRVAGREVIPQLKNLLKDPNESLRATAAGAIARILSTPPQT
- a CDS encoding carboxypeptidase-like regulatory domain-containing protein, with translation MIEVENGGSVEGTVTLTGEIPDPKAYNLVTFPDPEYCGRISNGNGWRLLHDFFVNKEKQVQHVVVLIEGVKAGKVFSLSVPRIEAKDCRFLPFTTVVRSGHGVEVVNMDPVMHDIQAYETSVETGTRVLFNSPLPFNQRHHRGNLHATHDHNPGKSLVRQFQLSKKRHTFVMQCGFHAYMESWAIAVDNPYYVFTNEDGHFAIENIPPGTYDLRAWHPGIKQVIKQRITIEPDKKLTVNMELPSPGRKKTALTVRTPPRFTPAALGREFTIEPILERQ
- a CDS encoding carboxypeptidase-like regulatory domain-containing protein codes for the protein MRCWRLGLLACVWVMVFALPSFSYQEIPVTNGATIRGKVTITGEKPRPMAFNLVTIPDAVYCGRISTGTGWRIVEDFIIANDGSLKDVVVMLEGVKEGKPFDIPKVRVDAFDCDFLPFVNVLRDQDEITVVNMDPVEHDIQGYETARERGARVLFNRPLPMNPFHKVLGLLHSHKHMAGEPMVEKIHLRKGRNIFVMQCGFHPYMFSWGVVVSNPYFAITKEDGLYEISDVPPGQYILKVWHAGMKQYLERPVTVTANGTLSENFEYVAVPGRRSVHEISDNPRFGMELLGEGVEIVPSLRLQKP